One window of the Chitinophaga niabensis genome contains the following:
- a CDS encoding GDSL-type esterase/lipase family protein, with translation MNINRSSCKLLLSIIIIITSSAKAQQKFLYNDTCLYPFFEHLKSNEAAKILHLGDSHVQAGFLPNAVANKLKQKFGDAGTGWVFPYNLAGTNGPDGYKWSSNMRWSADRIVDRNISNWPGPGGIVITGSGTLTYTGKDISEAEVFFSEGTAEVSDGEFIQEITDFGQQATIRFHNPQPTFSIKLPAPNVQFYGAIIYSSNPGILYSSIGINGAQFMHYNQDAQTIPTQMEILKPQLVIISLGTNEAFGGITASQLRQEMNKTVWAIKEAAPEATILFTTPPSGMMKKRQVPYKKKGKTRYRISYARNPQVAVIRAEMIQFCKDNGIAYWDFHEVMKADKNFVRGWSQDHVHFNAFGYTRQGNLLYDAIIASWEKWQQK, from the coding sequence ATGAATATAAACAGGAGCAGCTGTAAACTTTTACTAAGCATTATCATAATAATAACCAGCAGTGCAAAAGCACAGCAGAAATTCCTGTATAACGATACATGCCTGTACCCCTTCTTTGAACATCTGAAAAGTAATGAAGCTGCTAAGATCCTGCACTTAGGAGATTCTCATGTGCAGGCAGGTTTCCTCCCCAACGCAGTAGCAAACAAACTGAAGCAAAAATTCGGGGATGCTGGAACAGGCTGGGTTTTCCCTTATAACCTGGCAGGTACCAACGGTCCGGATGGTTACAAATGGAGCAGTAATATGAGATGGAGTGCTGACAGGATCGTAGACCGTAATATCTCAAACTGGCCCGGTCCCGGAGGAATCGTCATCACAGGAAGCGGAACCCTCACTTACACCGGAAAGGATATCTCCGAAGCTGAAGTATTTTTTAGCGAAGGAACAGCAGAAGTAAGCGATGGAGAATTCATACAGGAGATCACCGATTTCGGGCAGCAGGCTACAATCAGATTTCACAACCCGCAACCCACCTTCAGTATAAAATTGCCGGCCCCAAACGTACAATTCTACGGAGCCATCATCTACAGCAGTAATCCCGGAATTTTATACAGCAGCATTGGCATCAATGGTGCACAGTTTATGCATTACAACCAGGATGCACAAACCATCCCTACACAGATGGAGATCCTGAAACCACAGCTGGTAATTATTTCCCTCGGTACTAATGAAGCCTTTGGCGGAATAACTGCATCTCAATTGAGGCAGGAAATGAATAAAACAGTATGGGCCATCAAAGAAGCCGCACCTGAAGCAACTATCCTCTTCACCACCCCGCCATCAGGTATGATGAAGAAAAGACAGGTGCCTTATAAGAAGAAAGGAAAAACACGGTACCGCATATCATACGCCAGGAATCCACAGGTAGCAGTGATCAGGGCAGAGATGATCCAGTTCTGTAAAGACAATGGCATTGCGTATTGGGATTTTCATGAAGTGATGAAAGCAGATAAGAATTTTGTCCGCGGCTGGAGCCAGGACCATGTACATTTTAACGCATTCGGATATACCCGGCAAGGCAACTTATTGTATGATGCCATCATAGCCAGCTGGGAGAAATGGCAGCAAAAATAG
- a CDS encoding glucosaminidase domain-containing protein, with protein sequence MLLRQVMLSGLLASSLVSVAQKAPKKYLKQYEPVAVNLMKETGIPASVILGVAMLESGAGTSRNAKLLRNHFGIVGRNNLAKRGETYRSKYREYQTDTASYRHFVKLIQKRKWYPGMKGNEDYNVWIAKLNASGYSTAEHVWVNRVTAMIKRYKLYELDDELNLAKQ encoded by the coding sequence ATGCTTTTAAGACAAGTGATGCTTTCCGGTCTCCTCGCTTCCAGCCTGGTATCGGTAGCACAAAAAGCCCCCAAAAAGTACCTGAAGCAGTATGAACCCGTGGCAGTTAACCTGATGAAAGAAACCGGTATACCGGCAAGTGTAATTTTAGGCGTTGCCATGCTGGAGTCCGGCGCGGGCACCAGCAGAAACGCCAAACTCCTGCGCAACCATTTTGGGATCGTAGGAAGGAACAACCTCGCAAAACGGGGAGAAACGTATCGTTCAAAATATCGTGAATATCAGACAGACACCGCCTCTTACCGGCATTTTGTGAAACTGATCCAGAAGCGTAAATGGTATCCCGGCATGAAAGGCAATGAAGATTATAACGTTTGGATCGCCAAATTAAATGCCTCCGGTTATTCCACCGCAGAGCATGTTTGGGTAAACCGGGTAACGGCTATGATTAAACGTTATAAATTATATGAGCTGGATGATGAATTAAATCTTGCAAAACAATAG
- the aspS gene encoding aspartate--tRNA ligase gives MYRSHTCGELRIEHVSQPVKLAGWVQTVRKFGSITFVDLRDRYGITQLLFPEALNPQLQNQPLGREFVLQVSGAVTERSSKNKNIPTGDIEITVSDFQILNGSKTPPFTIQDDTDGGDELRMKYRYLDLRRNLVKQNLTLRYRVNRSVRNFLDSRGFMDIETPYLIKSTPEGARDFVVPSRMNDNQFYALPQSPQTFKQLLMVSGYDRYYQIVKCFRDEDLRADRQPEFTQIDCEMSFVDQEDILQNFEEMTKHVFQEIKGITFNEPFPRMTWDDAMKYYGNDKPDIRFEMKLVDLGETARGNGFKVFDEAELVVGINAGGCSEYTRKQLDELTDWVKRPQIGMTGLIYIRYNTDGTLKSSVDKFFNEQALQLFADQCQAKPGDLILILAGKEERTRKAMSELRLEMGERLGFRDKDVYKPLWVIDFPLFEYAEEDNRWVARHHPFTAPKPEHIHLMDDLSQYAKIKANAYDIVLNGTEIGGGSIRIFQRDLQEKMFAALGMTKEEASHKFGFLLGAFEYGAPPHGGIAFGFDRFCSLLGGSETIRDFIAFPKNNSGRDVMLDAPSEIDQVQLDELKLSLLK, from the coding sequence ATGTACAGATCGCACACATGTGGTGAATTGCGCATAGAACATGTAAGCCAGCCGGTTAAGCTGGCTGGATGGGTGCAAACCGTTCGCAAGTTTGGAAGTATTACATTCGTAGACTTACGTGACCGTTATGGTATCACGCAATTATTATTCCCTGAAGCACTGAACCCTCAGTTGCAAAACCAACCCCTGGGCCGTGAATTCGTGCTACAGGTAAGTGGCGCTGTTACTGAACGTTCCAGCAAAAATAAAAATATCCCCACCGGCGATATCGAGATCACTGTGTCGGATTTTCAAATACTCAACGGTTCCAAAACCCCGCCCTTCACCATTCAGGATGATACGGACGGAGGTGACGAACTGCGTATGAAATACCGCTACCTGGACCTCAGAAGGAACCTGGTGAAACAAAACCTGACCCTCCGCTACCGCGTAAACCGTTCCGTACGGAACTTCCTGGACAGCCGTGGGTTCATGGATATAGAAACACCTTACCTCATTAAATCCACCCCGGAAGGTGCGCGTGATTTTGTGGTGCCCAGCCGTATGAACGATAACCAGTTCTACGCTTTGCCCCAATCCCCGCAAACTTTCAAACAACTGCTGATGGTGAGCGGTTACGATCGTTACTACCAGATCGTTAAATGTTTCCGGGATGAAGATCTGCGCGCAGACCGCCAGCCGGAGTTCACACAGATCGACTGTGAAATGAGCTTCGTTGACCAGGAGGATATCCTGCAGAACTTCGAGGAAATGACCAAACACGTTTTCCAGGAGATCAAAGGGATCACTTTTAATGAACCCTTCCCCCGCATGACCTGGGACGATGCCATGAAATATTACGGCAACGATAAACCGGATATCCGTTTCGAAATGAAACTGGTAGACCTCGGTGAAACCGCCCGTGGCAATGGTTTCAAGGTGTTTGACGAAGCTGAACTGGTAGTAGGGATCAATGCAGGCGGTTGCAGCGAATACACCCGCAAACAACTGGATGAACTGACGGATTGGGTAAAACGTCCGCAGATAGGCATGACGGGCCTTATCTATATAAGGTATAATACAGATGGTACGCTGAAAAGCTCCGTAGATAAATTCTTTAACGAACAGGCCCTGCAACTGTTTGCAGATCAGTGCCAGGCTAAACCCGGCGACCTGATCCTCATCCTGGCTGGTAAAGAAGAACGCACCCGCAAAGCCATGAGCGAACTTCGCCTGGAAATGGGCGAGCGCCTTGGTTTCCGTGATAAGGATGTGTACAAACCTCTCTGGGTAATAGACTTCCCGCTGTTTGAATATGCAGAAGAAGATAACCGCTGGGTTGCCCGTCACCATCCATTCACAGCTCCGAAACCGGAACACATTCACCTGATGGATGACCTGAGCCAATATGCAAAGATCAAAGCCAACGCTTATGATATTGTATTGAATGGTACGGAGATCGGCGGAGGTTCCATCCGGATCTTCCAGCGGGACCTGCAGGAAAAAATGTTTGCCGCATTAGGCATGACCAAAGAAGAAGCCAGCCATAAATTTGGTTTCCTGCTGGGCGCTTTTGAATATGGTGCACCGCCACATGGTGGTATCGCCTTTGGATTTGACCGTTTCTGCTCTCTCTTAGGTGGCAGCGAAACCATCCGCGACTTCATCGCCTTCCCGAAAAACAACTCCGGAAGGGACGTTATGCTGGATGCACCAAGTGAGATTGACCAGGTGCAACTGGATGAGCTGAAGCTCTCCCTCCTGAAATAA
- a CDS encoding NAD(P)/FAD-dependent oxidoreductase yields MNYDYIIIGQGIAGTMLSWFLQKAGQQVLVYDDALPNSASRVAAGIINPVSGRKFETAWLYDTIFPFAENTYHEMEAALGITCFHERLIQNIWPSEQMERAFKEAMKNNPYLLEPTFVKGANIQLNTLLPAWRKKINIKEERFNATEVNISTTGIEYQGVKAKAVIFCEGAQSPANPYWKKLKFLPNKGEALIISAPELKTSHIIKRGNLTIVPMGEDLYWAGATFSWDYTDVLPSETAKATLEAGLKTIPHKVIDHIAAIRPSGPDRRPLVGIHPHQPHIGIFNGMGSKGCSLAPWAAGQFVKHLLEAAPLQQEIDIKRYFNALR; encoded by the coding sequence GTGAATTACGATTATATAATAATAGGACAAGGGATTGCAGGTACCATGCTCAGCTGGTTCCTCCAAAAAGCAGGGCAGCAGGTACTGGTCTATGATGATGCCCTGCCCAACAGTGCTTCCCGTGTAGCCGCAGGGATCATCAATCCCGTTTCCGGCAGAAAATTTGAAACCGCCTGGCTGTACGATACTATCTTCCCCTTTGCTGAAAACACCTACCATGAGATGGAGGCTGCACTGGGCATCACCTGTTTTCATGAACGGCTGATCCAGAATATCTGGCCCTCGGAGCAGATGGAACGGGCATTTAAGGAAGCCATGAAAAACAACCCCTACCTGTTAGAACCAACATTCGTAAAAGGCGCTAACATTCAATTAAATACACTGCTCCCCGCATGGCGTAAAAAAATCAACATAAAAGAAGAGCGCTTCAATGCCACAGAGGTAAACATCAGCACAACAGGCATTGAATATCAAGGCGTCAAAGCCAAAGCTGTTATTTTCTGCGAAGGCGCGCAAAGTCCCGCTAACCCTTATTGGAAAAAGCTCAAATTCCTTCCCAATAAAGGAGAAGCACTGATTATTAGTGCTCCGGAACTCAAAACCAGCCACATTATAAAGAGAGGAAACCTCACTATAGTGCCCATGGGAGAAGATCTTTACTGGGCCGGCGCTACTTTTTCCTGGGATTATACAGATGTTTTGCCCAGTGAAACAGCAAAAGCCACCTTGGAAGCAGGCCTCAAAACCATCCCTCACAAAGTCATAGACCACATTGCAGCCATCCGTCCATCCGGACCAGACAGGCGGCCACTGGTTGGAATACATCCCCATCAGCCACACATTGGTATTTTCAATGGAATGGGCTCCAAAGGTTGCTCCCTGGCTCCCTGGGCTGCCGGTCAATTTGTAAAACACCTCCTGGAAGCTGCCCCATTACAGCAGGAAATAGATATTAAACGGTATTTTAATGCTTTACGGTAG
- the sucD gene encoding succinate--CoA ligase subunit alpha, with translation MSVLVNKDSKVIVQGFTGTEGTFHATQMIEYGTNVVGGVTPGKAGKSHLDRPVFNTVADAVKETGANVSIIFVPPAFAADAIMEAADAGVALVICITEGIPVQDMVKAKNYLVNHNTRLIGPNCPGVITADEAKVGIMPGFIFKKGRVGIVSKSGTLTYEAADQVVKAGLGVSTAIGIGGDPIIGTPTKEAVELLMNDPETDAIIMIGEIGGSMEAEAAYWIKENPRKPVVGFIAGQTAPPGRRMGHAGAIVGGADDTAAAKMKIMRECGVHVVDSPADIGKKMAEVLKK, from the coding sequence ATGAGTGTTTTAGTTAATAAGGATAGTAAAGTGATTGTGCAGGGATTTACCGGTACTGAAGGTACTTTCCATGCCACTCAAATGATTGAGTACGGTACCAATGTAGTAGGTGGCGTAACGCCCGGTAAAGCTGGCAAAAGCCATCTGGACCGCCCTGTATTCAATACAGTGGCCGATGCCGTAAAAGAAACCGGAGCAAATGTATCCATCATTTTCGTTCCTCCGGCATTTGCCGCAGATGCTATCATGGAGGCTGCTGATGCAGGAGTTGCACTGGTAATTTGCATTACCGAAGGCATTCCCGTACAGGACATGGTGAAAGCTAAAAATTACCTCGTAAACCATAATACCCGCCTGATCGGGCCAAACTGCCCTGGTGTGATCACTGCGGATGAAGCAAAAGTGGGTATCATGCCCGGCTTTATCTTCAAAAAAGGCCGTGTAGGTATCGTATCCAAATCCGGTACCCTCACTTACGAAGCTGCTGACCAGGTGGTGAAAGCCGGTCTGGGTGTTTCTACAGCTATCGGTATCGGCGGAGATCCCATCATTGGTACCCCTACCAAAGAAGCCGTGGAACTGCTGATGAACGATCCTGAAACAGATGCCATCATCATGATCGGTGAGATCGGTGGTAGCATGGAAGCAGAAGCTGCTTACTGGATCAAGGAAAACCCCCGCAAACCTGTTGTAGGTTTCATTGCTGGCCAAACTGCTCCTCCGGGCCGCCGTATGGGTCACGCTGGTGCTATCGTTGGTGGTGCTGACGATACTGCTGCCGCAAAAATGAAGATCATGCGCGAATGTGGCGTTCACGTGGTGGACAGTCCTGCGGATATCGGAAAGAAAATGGCAGAAGTACTGAAAAAATAA
- a CDS encoding ABC transporter ATP-binding protein: protein MIEVINIRKSFGDKTILQDVSVNMEPGKTNLIIGASGSGKTVLMKCMVGLIQVDSGKIKYDGQDFTAMDDKEKKPIRQEIGMLFQGSALFDSMTVEQNIMFPLDMFSKEKYKVRKKRAQECLDRVNLKDANKKFPAEISGGMKKRVGIARAIVLNPKYLFVDEPNSGLDPQTSLVIDKLIKDITVEYNITTVVNTHDMNTVMESGDHIVYMHEGLKQWEGSNEDIIFADDQKLNDFIFASEFFQDIKEMRKTEMFRDKGWRTKKDGESPSRT, encoded by the coding sequence ATGATAGAAGTGATCAATATTCGCAAAAGCTTCGGAGATAAAACAATCCTTCAGGACGTTTCTGTTAATATGGAACCGGGTAAAACCAACCTGATCATTGGCGCCAGTGGTAGCGGAAAAACAGTATTGATGAAATGTATGGTGGGCCTCATACAGGTGGACAGTGGGAAGATCAAGTATGATGGGCAGGACTTTACCGCCATGGACGACAAAGAAAAGAAACCCATCCGCCAGGAAATAGGCATGCTGTTCCAGGGCTCGGCCCTTTTTGACAGTATGACCGTGGAACAGAATATCATGTTCCCACTGGATATGTTCTCCAAAGAAAAATACAAGGTCAGAAAAAAAAGGGCGCAGGAATGCCTGGACAGGGTAAACCTGAAAGATGCCAATAAAAAGTTCCCCGCCGAAATAAGCGGCGGGATGAAAAAACGCGTAGGGATTGCCCGCGCTATTGTACTGAACCCCAAATACCTCTTTGTGGATGAGCCCAATTCCGGCCTCGACCCCCAGACTTCCCTCGTAATCGACAAGCTCATCAAGGATATTACCGTAGAATACAACATTACCACCGTGGTGAATACCCATGATATGAACACCGTAATGGAAAGCGGTGACCATATTGTATATATGCACGAGGGCCTCAAACAGTGGGAAGGTAGCAATGAAGATATTATCTTCGCGGACGATCAGAAACTGAACGATTTCATATTCGCCTCCGAATTCTTCCAGGATATTAAGGAGATGCGCAAAACAGAAATGTTCAGGGACAAGGGCTGGAGGACTAAAAAGGATGGGGAAAGCCCCTCCCGGACTTAA
- a CDS encoding MlaE family ABC transporter permease: MEFKLFYHFGRFLLMLKGMFTRPENMRMYWKELMHQCVEIGVGSVGIVFIISLFLGAVTTVQTAYQLTSGLIPKSTIAQIVRDTMIIELAPTMVCIVLGGVVGSKIASELGNMRISEQIDAQEIMGINTKAYLIFPKILASLITIPALVIIAAFLGIWGGMQAGKLSGIISHEEFMQGLRASFDGYNVFFALSKSYTYAFIISSIPAYYGYNVTGGALEIGRASTTSVVVSCILILFADYILAAILL; the protein is encoded by the coding sequence ATGGAGTTTAAATTGTTTTACCATTTTGGCAGGTTCCTGCTGATGCTCAAAGGAATGTTCACCCGGCCGGAGAACATGCGGATGTACTGGAAAGAATTGATGCATCAATGTGTAGAGATCGGCGTAGGGTCGGTAGGGATAGTATTTATTATCTCTCTCTTCCTGGGTGCTGTAACCACCGTGCAAACGGCTTACCAGCTGACCAGCGGACTTATTCCCAAATCCACTATTGCACAGATCGTACGGGATACCATGATCATAGAACTGGCCCCCACCATGGTTTGTATTGTATTGGGCGGGGTTGTGGGTTCCAAGATTGCCTCTGAACTGGGAAATATGCGCATCTCTGAACAGATAGATGCACAGGAGATCATGGGCATCAACACAAAGGCCTATTTGATCTTCCCCAAGATCCTGGCATCCCTTATTACCATTCCTGCCCTGGTGATCATTGCAGCCTTTCTGGGTATCTGGGGGGGAATGCAGGCTGGTAAACTCAGCGGTATTATCTCTCATGAAGAATTTATGCAGGGCCTTCGCGCCTCGTTCGATGGATACAATGTGTTCTTTGCCCTGAGTAAATCTTATACCTATGCCTTCATTATATCCAGTATCCCGGCTTATTACGGATATAATGTTACCGGTGGTGCATTGGAAATAGGCCGCGCCAGTACCACATCCGTAGTAGTAAGCTGTATCCTGATCCTGTTCGCCGATTACATCCTGGCAGCTATCCTGCTTTAA
- a CDS encoding NADP-dependent malic enzyme, producing MARKLNKQDALDYHAMGRPGKIEVIPTKDTKTQWDLSLAYSPGVAEPCKEIARDVENVYKYTAKGNLVAVISNGTAVLGLGNIGPEAGKPVMEGKGVLFKIFADIDVFDIELNTTDVDEFVRVVKAMEPTFGGINLEDIKSPECFAIEERLRKELKIPIMHDDQHGTAIISSAALLNALELVKKKIEKVKFVINGAGAAAMACVRLYVSLGAKPENFIMFDKDGVLNKQRTDLDEMKLVFATSSKATNLTEALKGADVFVGLSVGNVVTPEMVKSMAKHPIVFAMANPDPEITWDAAISARNDVIMATGRSDYPNQVNNVLGFPYIFRGALDVRATQINEEMKLAAVHALADLAKSPVPDIVNMAYNERNLVFGPNYIIPKPLDPRLLSTVAPAVAKAAMDSGVAHAHITDWDAYREVLNGRLGLDNQLFRVIGSKARKDPRRVVFAEADNIKILKAAQVVNDEDIAIPILLGNEKKIRSLMHENSIEIDDVVIIDPKSEEMADKRHHFGELFFEKRKRKGFNLYEAKKIMRERNYFGCMMVETGEADALISGLTRKYPDTIKPALQVIGMEEGAKRVAGMYIINTKRGPLFLADTTVNLNPTVEELADITLLVAKEVRQFNITPRIAMVSYSNFGSSATPEAQLMSQARELVKKKDPALIVDGEIQAAMAFNKEILKDNYPFSELIDQDVNVLIFPNLAAGNVAYNLLQEVAGFDAIGPILLGMKKPVHILQLGSTVRQIVNVVLIAVVDAQTKCCKAEEEGKNGKKKK from the coding sequence ATGGCTAGAAAACTGAATAAGCAGGATGCCCTGGATTATCATGCTATGGGCCGCCCCGGTAAGATAGAAGTCATACCTACGAAGGACACAAAAACCCAATGGGACCTTTCTCTGGCTTACTCCCCCGGAGTGGCGGAGCCATGTAAGGAAATTGCCCGTGATGTGGAGAATGTATATAAGTATACTGCAAAAGGTAACCTCGTGGCCGTGATCAGCAATGGTACGGCTGTTCTGGGTTTAGGCAATATCGGCCCCGAAGCCGGAAAACCAGTGATGGAAGGAAAAGGCGTACTCTTCAAGATCTTTGCAGACATCGATGTATTTGATATTGAATTAAATACAACGGATGTGGATGAATTTGTGCGGGTGGTAAAAGCCATGGAACCTACTTTCGGCGGCATCAACCTGGAGGATATCAAAAGCCCGGAATGTTTTGCTATCGAAGAAAGGCTCCGTAAGGAACTGAAGATCCCCATCATGCATGATGACCAGCATGGTACCGCCATCATTTCCAGCGCCGCATTGCTGAATGCCCTGGAGCTGGTTAAAAAGAAAATAGAGAAAGTAAAGTTCGTGATCAACGGTGCGGGCGCAGCTGCCATGGCCTGTGTGCGTTTATATGTTTCTCTTGGTGCAAAACCGGAGAACTTCATCATGTTTGATAAAGATGGCGTGCTGAACAAACAACGTACAGACCTGGACGAGATGAAACTGGTCTTCGCCACCAGCTCAAAGGCCACCAACCTTACGGAAGCCCTCAAAGGAGCAGATGTTTTTGTGGGCCTGTCTGTAGGTAATGTGGTAACACCTGAAATGGTGAAAAGCATGGCCAAACACCCCATCGTTTTTGCGATGGCAAATCCCGATCCTGAAATCACCTGGGATGCGGCAATTTCTGCCCGTAACGATGTGATCATGGCCACCGGCCGTTCAGATTATCCTAACCAGGTGAACAACGTATTGGGCTTCCCCTATATCTTCCGCGGTGCGCTGGATGTAAGGGCCACCCAGATCAACGAGGAGATGAAACTGGCCGCTGTACATGCTTTGGCCGATCTCGCCAAATCACCCGTACCGGATATTGTGAACATGGCATACAACGAACGGAACCTCGTTTTCGGTCCTAACTATATTATTCCCAAACCACTGGATCCGCGTTTGCTCAGTACCGTAGCGCCCGCAGTAGCAAAAGCTGCAATGGACAGCGGTGTGGCACATGCGCATATTACAGATTGGGATGCTTACAGAGAAGTATTGAATGGCCGCCTTGGCCTGGATAATCAGCTGTTCCGCGTGATCGGGTCCAAAGCCCGTAAAGATCCACGCCGTGTGGTATTTGCAGAAGCAGATAATATCAAGATCCTCAAAGCTGCTCAGGTGGTGAATGACGAAGACATCGCCATTCCCATCCTGCTCGGAAATGAAAAGAAGATCCGCAGCCTGATGCACGAGAACAGCATTGAAATTGATGACGTGGTGATCATTGATCCGAAGAGTGAAGAAATGGCAGATAAACGCCATCACTTTGGAGAACTTTTCTTCGAAAAACGCAAACGCAAAGGCTTTAACCTCTACGAAGCCAAAAAGATCATGCGCGAGCGTAACTACTTTGGTTGCATGATGGTGGAAACAGGAGAAGCCGATGCGCTGATCTCCGGTCTAACACGTAAATACCCTGATACCATTAAACCAGCACTGCAGGTGATTGGTATGGAAGAAGGCGCAAAACGTGTAGCCGGCATGTATATCATCAACACTAAACGCGGCCCGCTTTTCCTTGCGGATACAACCGTAAACCTCAATCCCACAGTGGAAGAACTGGCAGATATCACCTTGCTGGTAGCAAAAGAAGTACGCCAGTTCAATATCACGCCCCGTATAGCCATGGTCTCTTATTCCAACTTCGGTTCCAGCGCCACGCCGGAAGCCCAGTTAATGAGCCAGGCCCGTGAACTCGTGAAAAAGAAAGATCCTGCTTTAATAGTAGATGGCGAGATCCAGGCTGCTATGGCTTTCAACAAAGAGATCTTAAAAGATAACTATCCTTTCTCCGAACTGATAGACCAGGATGTGAACGTACTCATCTTCCCCAACCTGGCCGCAGGTAACGTTGCGTACAACCTATTACAGGAAGTAGCTGGCTTCGATGCTATCGGACCTATCCTGCTGGGAATGAAAAAGCCCGTGCATATCCTGCAGCTGGGTTCCACTGTAAGGCAGATCGTGAATGTAGTGCTGATAGCCGTAGTGGATGCACAAACGAAATGCTGCAAGGCAGAGGAAGAAGGAAAGAACGGAAAGAAAAAGAAATAA
- a CDS encoding DUF4293 domain-containing protein, which translates to MIQRIQSLFLLLAALSSAGMGYFNLWKAKLMKGVTASEEYFNALSSYLIFIIVMVSILLSLITIFLYKNRKLQFRLTVINILLAIGAIILQYVKVGQLADKLMNDGSTIISATYLPAAFLPVVTLVALFLAARGIYKDEKLIKSLDRLR; encoded by the coding sequence ATGATACAACGCATCCAGAGCCTTTTTTTATTACTCGCCGCTCTTTCAAGCGCAGGTATGGGTTATTTTAACCTGTGGAAAGCCAAATTGATGAAAGGTGTTACCGCCAGTGAAGAATATTTCAATGCGCTCTCCAGCTATCTGATATTTATTATTGTGATGGTGAGCATCCTGCTTTCCCTGATCACTATTTTCCTGTATAAGAACAGGAAACTGCAATTCCGCCTGACCGTGATCAATATCCTGCTGGCAATAGGGGCTATCATACTGCAATATGTAAAAGTGGGCCAATTGGCGGACAAGCTGATGAATGATGGTTCTACCATTATTTCTGCCACTTACCTACCGGCAGCATTTTTACCTGTGGTTACGCTGGTGGCGCTGTTCCTTGCTGCAAGAGGCATCTATAAAGATGAGAAGCTGATCAAGTCCCTGGACAGGCTGAGATAA